A part of Dehalogenimonas sp. W genomic DNA contains:
- a CDS encoding DUF2769 domain-containing protein, whose amino-acid sequence MPVELNRDSIEIDCLCRICPSFVECGERIGFCVAGSASVCIDIEAGCLCLGCPVWVKQCFRHVYYCVRGAEPAQ is encoded by the coding sequence ATGCCTGTTGAACTTAACCGGGACAGTATTGAAATAGATTGCCTGTGCCGTATCTGTCCTTCGTTTGTGGAGTGCGGTGAGCGCATCGGGTTCTGTGTGGCGGGTTCGGCCAGTGTTTGTATTGATATTGAGGCCGGTTGTCTGTGCCTGGGCTGTCCCGTCTGGGTGAAGCAGTGTTTCCGGCACGTTTATTATTGTGTCCGTGGCGCGGAGCCTGCCCAGTGA
- a CDS encoding 2-oxoacid:acceptor oxidoreductase subunit alpha, giving the protein MPVDLNILIGGEAGQGVVSVGAVLGRVMLRGGYEVFTDQDFESRIRGGHSFARVRVADRPVQSPREDTDMVLALNAESVLLHQAELTPGGVLIYDGHQTEVKPAGELNCLDIPIADIAVAAAGSLKMANTVATAAALGLLEYDFSLLSEVLEHEYGRHGQQVVEANIKAARAGYDYAAAHRPKGYAFPLKAGKPSGKLLLTGNEAVALGALAAGCRFVAGYPMTPSTPILEYLADKGREFGVPVIQSEDEIAAINMAVGAGYAGARAMTATSGGGFSLMTEGLALAGMTETPVVIVLGQRAGPATGLPTRTEQAELNYAIHAGHGEFPRAVLAPANAEEAFWLTVKAFNLAEKYQTPVIVLTDHQMADSYYTVAPFDLEAVTIERGEWLSQTEADRQGREHKRYAYTESGVSPRALPGIHQALVAADSDEHSEAGHIIEDAATRRLMVGKRLKKLTGLAAEINKPVLSRQPQADYTFISWGSGFGPVAEAVEILNGAGGKISHLHLAELWPFPASEVAAMLDGGGKPVVIESNATGQLVRLIQAETGINADIRINRFDGRPLSAAYILNQFQPEGAS; this is encoded by the coding sequence ATGCCGGTAGACCTGAACATTTTAATCGGCGGTGAGGCCGGGCAGGGGGTTGTGTCGGTCGGGGCGGTGCTGGGCCGGGTGATGCTGCGCGGCGGTTACGAAGTCTTTACCGACCAGGATTTTGAGTCCCGCATTCGCGGCGGCCATTCCTTTGCCCGGGTAAGAGTTGCCGACCGGCCAGTGCAGTCGCCGCGGGAAGATACCGATATGGTGCTGGCGCTGAACGCCGAAAGTGTATTACTGCACCAGGCGGAGCTGACCCCCGGCGGCGTTCTCATCTATGATGGGCACCAAACTGAAGTCAAACCGGCCGGCGAGCTGAATTGTCTGGATATCCCCATCGCCGACATCGCGGTTGCAGCCGCCGGCAGTCTGAAGATGGCCAACACCGTGGCTACAGCCGCGGCGCTGGGACTGCTGGAGTATGACTTTTCGCTGCTCTCCGAGGTGTTGGAGCATGAGTATGGCCGGCACGGTCAACAGGTGGTTGAGGCCAATATCAAGGCCGCCCGCGCTGGTTACGATTATGCGGCCGCCCACCGGCCGAAGGGTTACGCCTTCCCGCTGAAGGCCGGCAAGCCGTCCGGGAAGCTGTTGCTTACCGGTAATGAAGCCGTGGCGCTGGGTGCGCTGGCGGCCGGTTGCCGCTTCGTGGCTGGTTATCCCATGACGCCGTCCACGCCGATCCTGGAATACCTGGCGGATAAGGGTCGGGAGTTCGGGGTGCCGGTGATTCAGTCTGAGGATGAGATTGCCGCCATTAATATGGCGGTCGGGGCTGGTTACGCCGGGGCGCGGGCGATGACTGCGACGTCCGGCGGCGGCTTCAGCCTGATGACGGAGGGGCTGGCGCTGGCCGGCATGACCGAAACACCGGTGGTTATCGTTCTGGGGCAGCGGGCCGGTCCGGCCACCGGACTGCCGACGCGCACCGAACAGGCCGAACTGAATTATGCGATACATGCCGGTCACGGCGAATTCCCCCGCGCGGTGCTGGCCCCGGCTAACGCTGAAGAGGCTTTTTGGCTGACGGTCAAGGCCTTCAATCTGGCGGAGAAATATCAGACGCCGGTCATTGTCCTAACTGACCATCAGATGGCCGACTCCTATTATACTGTGGCCCCGTTTGACCTTGAAGCGGTAACAATAGAAAGGGGCGAATGGCTGTCTCAGACCGAGGCTGACCGCCAGGGCAGGGAACATAAGCGTTATGCTTACACCGAATCCGGCGTCTCCCCGCGGGCTTTACCCGGTATTCACCAGGCGCTGGTGGCGGCGGATTCCGATGAACACTCTGAAGCCGGTCATATCATTGAAGACGCCGCAACCCGGCGGCTGATGGTCGGCAAACGGCTGAAGAAACTGACCGGACTGGCCGCCGAGATTAACAAACCCGTCCTCAGCCGGCAGCCGCAGGCGGATTATACCTTCATCAGTTGGGGCTCGGGCTTCGGCCCGGTTGCCGAGGCGGTTGAAATCCTGAATGGTGCCGGCGGCAAGATAAGTCATCTGCATCTGGCGGAATTGTGGCCGTTCCCGGCCTCGGAAGTCGCTGCCATGCTGGACGGCGGCGGCAAACCGGTGGTCATTGAAAGCAATGCCACCGGCCAATTGGTGCGGCTGATTCAGGCGGAGACCGGCATCAATGCTGATATCCGCATCAACCGTTTTGACGGGCGGCCGCTGTCGGCTGCATATATTCTGAACCAATTTCAGCCGGAGGGTGCGTCATGA
- the rd gene encoding rubredoxin: protein MTKYRCLICNYIYDPAQGDPGAGVKPGTAFEDLPGDWVCPICGAGKDQFVKAE from the coding sequence ATGACCAAATACCGTTGTCTGATCTGTAACTACATCTATGACCCGGCGCAGGGGGATCCCGGAGCCGGGGTTAAGCCGGGTACCGCTTTTGAAGACCTGCCCGGTGACTGGGTTTGTCCCATCTGCGGCGCGGGCAAAGACCAGTTCGTAAAAGCGGAATAA